The window GGAAGATGGAATTTTCCCGGAAAATTGGTTCCTCCAGAGGTGCACAGAGCGTAGGTTCGGTAACAAACTTAAAAATGATGGAATGGCTCCTGTGAAGTTATTGCTTGTGACATTAATCaatttcaacctccgcaaatgaGCCAACTCTTCTGAAAACCCCCATGGAAAGTGTTGTTACCGATTTAGAGGGAAACGAGAAATGAAAGGTTCCAAGGTGTGGAGGAATGGTACCATGAAGTTGCATGTTAGAAACGTCTAAAGCTGTGACTCGATGGTGGCGGGAGCTACAAGTGATTCCAATCCAGCTGCAAACGGGGCTGGAAGAAGTCCAGTTTCTTGCtatgatattgttagaatgagaAGAAATGTGAGATTTCAAGGCAAGAAGAGCAGCTTCATCAGTGCTAATATTAGCAAGTGAAGGATTATGGTGATGAAACAAAATGAAAACTACAAGAGCAAAGAGAAGATTGCAACTTATGTCCATAACTATGACAAGAAGGTTTCTATTTTTTACTTGTTGAGCTAAAACAAGAATTGATAATGAAAAGCAATGATCTTAGAGAATCTATTTAATGATACCAAATTCATTGTATACCAATATTCTGTACTTTATTTGAATATGAAAACGGTGGAATCATAGCTGTATTAACCTTGCTGGCTCCGAGGGACGGAAGACTTTCTTTGAATTTGTCAAAGATCTTTGGAATTCAATTATTCTCTCAAGGGTGGCTTGCTTCTCCATATTTCTAGTTAATTTACTTAATATTTCCCTTTTTTATCTCCTCTCCTCTCTCTTAACTCTAGAGTTGAGAAAATGGACAATTACTTGTCTTCAGCATTCAAGGCATCTCTTAAATGGTCGCTTGATTTTATATTATTCACATCAATTGATAAATTAGTACTTTGTAGGTAGATCTACCTATACCCATGTGATATGATAATCTAATCAATTAATTGTGGTTCTATATTTAATTTGATAATTGacaaagaagaaaggaaaggaatCTTGCGTCACATGGATACAGGGAACCAATAATGTGGGCGTACTTACAATAATAAATTGACTTGCTGGCTAAGTCGTCCGGACTCAAGTGTGGGTGTTCGATACGGAGTGCGATGTGGAAGTTAGATTCTTcgtgatctaaattttaagatttggAGGTACGGATCCAGGTATGGACACAGGTAAAGAAACGACTCTATCATTTTCTAGGCTCAAccgaacttcatttcgctttgtgaacacacagggcaagttctagacgtcaataccaaacatggattcaaatgcaaaaccttactcacacatggcacacaatcaacgcaagagggatgtggttgtccctcgaatcaaacaacaatgaaaatcaacaatgccaagtgggtcatacaagtcaaacaaaaaccattttcaagtgctttcaagaaaagtgatacaatttcacgacatgttttcacaaaaaatttcaagatcactatatgccaatacttcacctaaaccgtgcacctagcatttgaatacacctatcctaaggactaattttccctcaagaaggttgtcatccacccgtcatcaggaaaagccctttctatgactaaagaaaaaaaatctacctacg is drawn from Lycium barbarum isolate Lr01 chromosome 8, ASM1917538v2, whole genome shotgun sequence and contains these coding sequences:
- the LOC132607633 gene encoding probable LRR receptor-like serine/threonine-protein kinase At3g47570, yielding MDISCNLLFALVVFILFHHHNPSLANISTDEAALLALKSHISSHSNNIIARNWTSSSPVCSWIGITCSSRHHRVTALDVSNMQLHGTIPPHLGTFHFSSHSIIFKFVTEPTLCAPLEEPIFRENSIFPSNLTKLEVLRIQSNFLKGEIPRELGDLRYLTTLDLQHNQLSGSIPPSIFNITTMQVIALSDNNLTGKLPTTICDHLPNLEGLYFSQNS